One segment of Rubripirellula amarantea DNA contains the following:
- a CDS encoding bifunctional serine/threonine-protein kinase/formylglycine-generating enzyme family protein, whose amino-acid sequence MPNRDPSDSFSVDGTKLDMDGTMESNKQGSEHPGDGGTRDESYAGMRAEAMPTQVTNSVGDVPVVPTSNLKQVGRYRIISLLGAGGFANVYLAEDETLRRRVSVKVPHSHRILGPSHLKRYMDEAMMVAALEHPKIVPVYDVGHLPNGLCYVVSKYIEGQTLADAIMVRQLGIVESIKTVIDIAETLQHVHECGIVHRDIKPSNILQDVNGTLYVNDFGLALTELDESDRGRVIGTPGYMSPEQASGEGHLVDGRSDIFSLGVMLYELLAGRRPFRGDSSEQVLYKLRHAEPKPIRQYNASIPRELDQVCQKAMAKLASQRYAATVDLASDLKQCLRLCDESADEPSIAAALKGPSSVKTSDGSRVVVIPKGLRSYDAHDATFFRHMLPGPYDLHGLPESIRFWKNRIDPSVSDTDKRSSIFRLSDESGESVSARDGQQLTTEPFRVGVIYGTSGCGKSSFVRAGLIPSLDPRVQVCMLDATAGSTIADLATLLDKKSGSSNALSDLRSDDPSSGAKSTPELSLDERMAWIRRRGERTHDGRKVLIVIDQFEQWLSAADPEERQTMVRALRQCDGESLQAILLVRDDFWLAISRLMREMDIPLTPSHNLAMIDLLDKHHAAKLLRMFGRAYGRIGQEGAELRREQSAFIDEAVELLAIDEHVVAVRLTLFAEIMKSRDWTRSSLRKLGGMDRIVERFLIESFDLPSSRKDHRVHAQSARQLLDAMLPKTGLIRSAPVPQDELLQLLGGQRDPANGNELLRILDEELKLITLVESSSADTSETRLYQLTHDSLVPAIRQWISHHESATMASRARRDLRTRAAAWQREPSRRELPSLYDLVRFLVLAKSWYRDNSERAILRAASVFYGWRLALLAVAGVLIAFATVQIRGQSKSDVLVNQLRISTTAQLPNTINAIRDHSRYTFPDLRAIASDSSRDGRERFLAALVLPDDEQASRGTSKSDGIDFDRLIHDRLSDAPFDLLALALKQKPHWPHRISELLIVDLSKQSVAPARRLRAGLMLASCDDTYKDVLLGHRELLTDLILIEATSNRLQYATLVKLTSPLAMILRDEFVAQANSDIPDARRDAAIGLMQDMCSGDCTRSLSFAADLSSQDFLKVVLPHTTDLETLHQFAVKQIEDELESSHKPKCSGSAGKRWGHLASLALVSAQNRDQVTSAWGNISKLMEVCSDSMFAGVLIHTTPQLAAGSLSSNTMLNPSDWVRIASLSKQSAKKREFDWERSVRHTVLFTAGQMGLTLQDDQQIRSLRLEMRDIFANDTDPGTHAAAWWSLCQMEDEEWVEEKLSNLMTSALDASRKIGWRVNKEGITLVTVDASDVPDVNVVMEVACGETTVEQFMRFDTSYEHQKELKSDDVRAPVGVITWPEAVAYCQWLTLRDGMSDTDLAYEIDEHGEFELAQDYRDRKGYRLPVAAEWRHLWSVDKARVACFNDDTLIYEYLNIMPKSNDRPERIGGSKPDRIGIFNLGGNCYEWTSNRFEDLALSLGMSYGHKKTNRFEVDSDRYLPREINWRAVGFRVVRTIPSETTKASKSSEVSVPSPSKVPTALPES is encoded by the coding sequence ATGCCTAATCGCGATCCTTCTGATTCGTTCAGCGTTGATGGCACGAAGCTAGACATGGACGGCACGATGGAGAGCAACAAACAAGGGAGCGAGCATCCGGGCGATGGCGGCACTCGGGACGAAAGTTACGCCGGTATGCGTGCCGAGGCCATGCCGACGCAGGTCACCAATTCAGTCGGTGACGTGCCGGTCGTACCCACAAGCAATCTGAAGCAAGTAGGCCGCTATCGGATCATTAGTCTTCTCGGGGCAGGCGGATTCGCCAATGTCTACTTAGCCGAAGACGAAACACTTCGTCGACGCGTCAGTGTTAAGGTTCCTCATTCACATCGAATCCTCGGACCCTCGCACCTGAAACGGTACATGGACGAGGCAATGATGGTGGCCGCGTTGGAGCACCCCAAGATCGTCCCGGTCTATGACGTCGGTCATTTGCCGAACGGCCTGTGTTACGTCGTTTCGAAATACATCGAAGGGCAAACATTGGCGGATGCGATCATGGTCCGGCAACTCGGGATCGTCGAGTCGATCAAGACCGTGATCGATATCGCAGAAACGCTTCAGCATGTCCACGAATGCGGAATCGTTCACCGAGACATCAAGCCAAGCAACATCCTTCAGGATGTGAATGGAACGCTTTACGTAAACGACTTCGGGTTGGCGTTGACTGAACTTGATGAATCGGATCGCGGTCGAGTCATCGGAACGCCCGGCTACATGAGTCCCGAGCAAGCCAGTGGTGAAGGTCACCTTGTCGATGGCCGCAGCGATATCTTTTCGCTCGGAGTGATGTTGTACGAGCTACTGGCCGGACGACGACCGTTTCGTGGCGACTCGTCGGAGCAGGTGTTGTATAAGCTTCGTCATGCCGAACCAAAACCCATTCGTCAGTACAACGCAAGCATCCCACGCGAGCTTGATCAAGTCTGCCAAAAAGCGATGGCAAAGCTGGCAAGCCAGCGATATGCGGCAACGGTTGACTTGGCGAGTGACCTGAAACAGTGCCTGCGGCTATGCGATGAGTCGGCGGATGAACCGAGTATCGCCGCAGCATTGAAGGGCCCATCATCCGTCAAGACCAGCGACGGCTCCCGCGTGGTCGTGATTCCGAAAGGCTTGCGATCGTACGACGCGCACGACGCTACTTTCTTTCGGCACATGTTGCCCGGTCCGTATGACCTTCACGGGTTGCCAGAGAGCATTCGGTTTTGGAAGAACCGGATCGACCCTTCGGTTTCAGACACTGACAAGCGGAGCTCAATCTTCCGGCTCAGTGATGAAAGTGGAGAGTCCGTTTCGGCTCGGGACGGTCAACAACTCACTACGGAACCGTTTCGCGTTGGAGTCATTTACGGAACCTCGGGGTGCGGTAAAAGCTCGTTTGTCCGAGCCGGCTTGATTCCATCGCTTGATCCACGAGTCCAGGTGTGCATGCTCGACGCCACTGCTGGAAGCACGATCGCGGACCTAGCCACGCTTCTCGACAAGAAGTCCGGTAGTTCGAATGCCCTTAGCGATCTAAGAAGCGACGATCCCTCATCGGGCGCAAAATCGACCCCAGAGCTTTCGTTGGACGAACGAATGGCGTGGATTCGACGCCGTGGCGAACGAACCCATGACGGCCGAAAGGTTTTGATCGTCATTGATCAGTTCGAGCAGTGGCTTAGTGCTGCGGATCCGGAAGAACGCCAAACGATGGTTCGTGCGCTGCGCCAGTGCGATGGGGAAAGCTTGCAAGCGATCCTTTTGGTTCGCGACGATTTTTGGTTGGCGATATCGCGTTTGATGCGTGAGATGGACATCCCGCTTACGCCGTCGCACAACTTAGCGATGATCGATCTACTAGACAAGCATCACGCCGCAAAGTTGCTTCGTATGTTTGGTCGAGCCTACGGCCGAATTGGGCAAGAAGGTGCTGAACTTCGCCGGGAGCAATCGGCGTTCATCGACGAAGCCGTTGAATTGCTGGCGATCGACGAACATGTCGTCGCGGTCCGGCTAACACTATTCGCCGAGATCATGAAGTCGCGTGATTGGACGCGTAGTAGTTTGCGAAAACTTGGAGGAATGGATCGGATCGTAGAGCGATTTTTGATTGAGTCGTTTGACCTTCCGTCGTCTCGTAAGGACCACCGCGTCCATGCCCAGTCTGCTCGTCAACTTCTCGATGCGATGCTCCCCAAGACAGGGTTGATCCGCAGCGCACCCGTTCCCCAAGATGAGTTGCTGCAGTTGCTTGGTGGACAACGCGATCCGGCGAACGGAAACGAATTATTGCGCATACTCGACGAAGAACTGAAGTTAATCACATTGGTTGAGTCTTCGTCCGCGGATACATCGGAAACACGGCTTTACCAGCTAACGCATGATTCGTTGGTCCCCGCAATTCGTCAGTGGATATCGCATCACGAGAGTGCCACCATGGCCAGTCGTGCTCGGCGTGACTTACGAACGCGTGCGGCGGCATGGCAGCGAGAACCAAGTCGTCGTGAATTGCCTTCGCTGTATGATTTGGTGCGATTCTTGGTTCTGGCCAAGAGTTGGTATCGAGACAATTCGGAACGAGCAATCCTACGAGCCGCATCTGTCTTTTACGGATGGCGTTTGGCACTGTTGGCTGTGGCTGGCGTTCTGATCGCCTTCGCGACAGTCCAGATTCGGGGGCAATCGAAATCCGACGTTCTCGTGAATCAGTTGCGGATTTCGACCACCGCTCAGTTGCCTAACACGATCAACGCGATCAGGGATCACTCACGGTATACATTCCCCGATTTGCGAGCGATCGCTAGCGACTCTTCTCGCGATGGCCGCGAACGATTCTTGGCCGCCTTGGTGCTTCCCGACGACGAACAGGCATCGCGTGGAACTTCTAAATCAGATGGCATCGACTTCGATCGCTTAATTCACGATCGCTTAAGCGATGCACCGTTTGACTTGTTGGCTTTGGCGTTAAAGCAGAAGCCGCATTGGCCGCACCGAATTAGTGAGTTGTTGATTGTTGATTTGAGCAAACAAAGCGTCGCACCGGCTCGGCGGTTACGTGCCGGATTAATGTTGGCCTCGTGTGACGACACGTACAAAGACGTTCTCTTGGGCCACCGAGAATTGCTGACGGACTTAATTCTTATCGAGGCCACCTCGAATCGTCTTCAGTATGCGACGCTCGTTAAGCTAACATCGCCCTTGGCGATGATCCTACGCGATGAGTTTGTGGCTCAAGCCAATTCAGATATTCCAGATGCTCGTCGCGATGCGGCCATCGGCTTGATGCAGGATATGTGTTCGGGGGATTGCACGCGTTCATTAAGCTTTGCTGCTGACTTGAGTAGCCAAGACTTTTTGAAGGTTGTTCTGCCGCACACTACTGACCTTGAAACGCTTCACCAATTCGCAGTGAAGCAGATCGAAGATGAACTGGAAAGTTCGCACAAACCCAAGTGTTCTGGTTCGGCCGGCAAGCGATGGGGCCACTTAGCGTCCTTGGCGCTCGTGTCAGCGCAGAATCGAGATCAAGTAACGTCAGCATGGGGGAATATTTCGAAACTGATGGAAGTCTGTTCGGATTCGATGTTTGCAGGTGTCCTGATCCACACTACGCCACAGTTAGCCGCTGGTTCACTTAGCAGCAACACGATGCTGAATCCCTCGGACTGGGTGCGAATAGCTTCGTTGTCAAAGCAGTCGGCCAAAAAAAGAGAGTTCGATTGGGAACGCTCTGTACGCCATACCGTTTTATTCACTGCCGGACAAATGGGGCTGACACTTCAAGACGATCAGCAGATCAGATCGCTACGATTAGAAATGCGAGACATTTTCGCAAATGACACTGATCCCGGAACGCACGCGGCAGCTTGGTGGTCGTTGTGTCAGATGGAAGACGAAGAATGGGTTGAAGAGAAACTGAGCAATCTAATGACATCTGCTCTGGATGCGTCACGCAAGATCGGTTGGCGCGTCAACAAGGAAGGTATCACGCTTGTAACCGTCGATGCCTCCGATGTGCCGGACGTCAACGTTGTCATGGAAGTTGCTTGCGGTGAAACGACTGTGGAACAGTTCATGCGTTTTGATACATCGTACGAGCATCAAAAGGAATTAAAGTCAGACGACGTTCGTGCTCCTGTTGGTGTGATCACATGGCCCGAAGCAGTCGCCTATTGCCAATGGTTAACGCTCCGCGATGGGATGTCCGATACTGATTTGGCCTACGAAATCGACGAGCACGGAGAGTTCGAATTGGCACAAGACTACCGCGATCGAAAGGGATATCGGCTTCCAGTGGCGGCAGAATGGCGGCACTTGTGGAGCGTCGATAAAGCAAGGGTGGCTTGTTTCAACGATGACACTTTGATTTATGAGTATCTCAATATTATGCCAAAATCGAATGATCGCCCCGAGCGTATCGGTGGTTCCAAACCCGACCGTATCGGAATTTTTAACTTGGGTGGCAATTGCTACGAATGGACGTCTAACCGGTTCGAAGACCTCGCGTTGTCGCTAGGCATGAGCTACGGACACAAGAAAACGAATCGCTTTGAAGTTGATAGTGATCGCTACCTGCCTAGAGAAATCAACTGGCGTGCGGTGGGTTTTCGCGTCGTTCGAACGATCCCGTCTGAAACGACAAAGGCAAGTAAATCCAGCGAAGTGAGTGTTCCGTCGCCTTCTAAAGTTCCAACGGCTTTGCCCGAGAGTTAA
- a CDS encoding protein adenylyltransferase SelO codes for MKYQIARMPPLKVSLQLKCELVPFRFDNSYSRLPNAFFEATAPTPVRAPFLIRLNRQLTAELEGDADLLESQEGLEILSGNKIAEGAEPIATAYSGHQFGGFSPQLGDGRAVLLGEVVNAGGDRYDIQLKGSGPTPFSRRGDGRSALGPVLREYIVSEAMAALGVPTTRALAAVGTGEHVYREGPTQGGVFTRVAQSHIRIGTFQWFAARNDQKNLQVLADYTIGRHYPDARDTHNPYLTLLSRVIERQADLIAHWMQLGFIHGVMNTDNMTISGETIDYGPCAFMDSYHPAKTFSSIDHQGRYAFGNQGAIGFWNLTRFAETLLPLIDSDEKQSIAKAESALDAYDTIHREALEKRLLAKIGLQRGSSDDWSLLTTLLEAMADNEVDFTLLFRHLATTLEQGDDLIITQMFRQPKSISDWLKVWRSRIEDDQRDQAVALMRQSNPVYIPRNHRVEEAIEAGYQGDFSLFHRLIEVTQDPFHEHAQYAEYENAPLPEQIVQATFCGT; via the coding sequence TTGAAGTACCAGATCGCTCGCATGCCGCCGCTGAAAGTCTCACTTCAATTGAAATGCGAACTCGTGCCATTCCGCTTTGACAATAGTTATTCCCGTTTGCCGAACGCCTTCTTTGAAGCGACGGCACCCACGCCGGTTCGTGCGCCGTTTCTGATTCGTCTAAACCGCCAACTCACTGCGGAATTAGAGGGCGACGCGGATTTGTTGGAATCCCAAGAAGGACTTGAGATCTTGTCCGGCAATAAGATTGCCGAGGGGGCCGAGCCGATTGCGACTGCGTATTCTGGGCATCAGTTCGGCGGTTTCTCGCCCCAATTGGGCGATGGTCGCGCGGTGTTGTTGGGCGAAGTCGTCAACGCTGGCGGTGATCGCTACGACATACAACTGAAAGGATCAGGACCGACGCCGTTTTCGCGGCGAGGTGATGGACGTTCGGCCCTGGGCCCAGTGTTGCGAGAATACATTGTTTCCGAGGCCATGGCTGCGTTGGGAGTTCCGACCACTCGCGCACTTGCCGCAGTTGGTACCGGCGAACACGTGTACCGGGAAGGTCCCACGCAAGGAGGCGTTTTTACTCGCGTCGCGCAGTCGCACATTCGAATCGGAACGTTTCAGTGGTTCGCGGCTAGAAACGACCAAAAGAACTTGCAGGTTCTCGCCGACTATACCATCGGGCGACACTACCCTGATGCAAGAGACACCCATAATCCTTACCTGACCCTTTTGAGTCGTGTCATTGAACGACAAGCTGACTTGATAGCGCATTGGATGCAGTTGGGATTTATTCACGGAGTCATGAATACGGACAACATGACGATCTCTGGTGAAACGATTGATTATGGTCCTTGCGCGTTCATGGATAGCTACCATCCCGCCAAGACCTTTAGCTCGATTGATCATCAAGGTCGTTACGCGTTCGGCAACCAGGGAGCGATCGGCTTTTGGAATCTGACTCGCTTTGCTGAAACGTTGCTACCTCTAATCGACAGCGACGAAAAGCAATCGATCGCCAAAGCGGAATCTGCACTGGACGCCTACGACACCATTCATCGCGAAGCACTCGAAAAACGCTTGCTGGCGAAGATTGGTCTTCAGCGAGGAAGCAGCGATGATTGGAGTTTGCTGACCACATTGCTTGAGGCGATGGCAGACAACGAAGTCGATTTCACGCTGTTGTTTCGTCATCTTGCCACCACATTGGAACAAGGTGATGACTTAATAATCACCCAGATGTTTCGTCAACCAAAATCTATCTCGGATTGGTTGAAAGTGTGGAGGTCCAGGATTGAAGATGATCAACGCGATCAGGCGGTTGCATTGATGCGTCAATCGAATCCTGTTTATATCCCTCGCAATCATCGCGTCGAAGAAGCGATAGAGGCTGGTTATCAAGGCGACTTCTCTCTTTTTCACCGACTCATCGAAGTAACCCAAGACCCATTCCACGAACACGCCCAGTACGCCGAATACGAAAACGCACCACTGCCGGAACAAATTGTCCAGGCAACGTTTTGTGGCACCTGA
- a CDS encoding AlkZ-related protein, with the protein MIKTFDDAYQFVLKQKVCTVFGSKGSPHASLWDNTDLSEKKPKAGGWSPKVKAVWDWKTRIPQTYPEAVFYGKVAGGDAVLMEMNHFRDVHFPNAYQEVSELDTISQEIFEMIRLEPSYTGPLRKRVLAQLSCTKSQFDTALKKLQVCLNIVRSNDPQLKNDFWLPMQEVHFELVQAQRKA; encoded by the coding sequence ATGATTAAGACATTCGACGACGCTTATCAATTTGTGCTCAAACAAAAAGTCTGCACCGTATTCGGAAGCAAGGGTTCACCGCACGCTTCGCTTTGGGACAACACAGACCTTTCAGAGAAAAAACCTAAGGCTGGCGGATGGAGCCCCAAGGTGAAGGCGGTTTGGGATTGGAAAACTCGCATTCCGCAAACTTACCCAGAGGCTGTGTTCTACGGGAAGGTAGCCGGAGGTGATGCGGTGCTCATGGAGATGAATCACTTTCGCGATGTCCATTTCCCCAACGCTTACCAAGAAGTCAGCGAACTGGACACGATATCGCAAGAAATTTTCGAGATGATTCGATTGGAACCGTCCTACACCGGCCCGCTACGCAAACGCGTGCTCGCACAGTTGTCCTGCACCAAGAGCCAGTTCGATACCGCGTTGAAAAAACTTCAAGTATGCCTGAACATCGTGCGTTCCAATGATCCCCAACTCAAGAACGATTTCTGGCTGCCGATGCAGGAAGTTCATTTCGAACTCGTTCAAGCTCAGCGGAAGGCATAG
- a CDS encoding glycosyltransferase family 2 protein translates to MTKIACPFRQDVRYDNSRETAHCELAARVLGIGVRNNASDDGVILNATRVDRSACEYCVGDGKVNPERIGEVIASLTLGAKQTDKNAHACDVSQDDYLREIASSVIQRASRRTISVGSGLAACDAVLVIEDSDSPDAIQRSVRSWLDQEQAFPLLHLVAASKPSDDAIVRFADEPSVRLHRHSTVGASSLFRRQRSWTGRTFAAIQCIVGKLETPYIAIASTSVVAQSLHIARAFELMNQRGAEIYAGSLNVSGHYVDSSLPDPTSPTRSIHPATLVLRRASFVDMGGIAERDHDVDVEWVCRAVAEQRKFAIGKQVAGTLDMQRGTHQDVNKASVPPVADHNVICNDVPRYELSGSILESNAIGFPDATVGCDVVLPFRGHLDYVDEAIQSVLSQHAAKFTLHLIDDATEMPESELVNWLSHYASDDRVRIYRNRENIGQFASFNRVVPHLEHDWIVTQDGDDRSLPDRLRHSLKRATLTQCDMFAGATELFGSTELTEYGSKSSNQSSTTLMRYSRYPAADESWYFVENPTIVHRRAFFCRMNGFADFGTVLRSRTSVDSEYMLRAYFSGASISVTKRPMIEYRVHDQSATQHGHTRMGSPTRVWCQQELRRRLNLMKSGGFDPRIFGSLSRCEPAERWEAKP, encoded by the coding sequence GTGACAAAGATCGCATGTCCGTTTCGACAGGATGTGCGTTACGACAATTCACGAGAAACCGCCCACTGCGAGCTAGCAGCTCGTGTGCTTGGCATCGGCGTTCGGAACAACGCCTCAGACGATGGGGTGATATTGAATGCTACTCGCGTGGATCGCTCTGCGTGCGAGTATTGCGTCGGCGATGGAAAAGTGAATCCCGAGCGGATTGGCGAGGTGATCGCATCGCTCACGCTCGGTGCAAAGCAAACCGACAAGAACGCGCACGCTTGTGATGTATCGCAGGATGACTATTTGCGCGAGATCGCAAGTTCAGTTATCCAGCGTGCTTCCCGCCGTACGATCTCGGTCGGCAGCGGATTGGCGGCATGTGACGCCGTACTCGTCATCGAAGACAGTGATTCGCCTGACGCCATTCAACGCAGCGTGAGGAGCTGGCTGGACCAGGAACAAGCGTTTCCGTTGTTGCACTTGGTTGCTGCATCGAAACCATCGGACGATGCGATTGTTCGATTTGCCGACGAGCCGAGCGTGAGGTTGCACCGACACTCGACGGTTGGTGCTAGTTCGCTCTTTCGCCGTCAGCGTTCCTGGACCGGGCGTACGTTTGCGGCGATCCAATGCATCGTGGGAAAACTTGAAACGCCGTATATCGCCATTGCTTCGACCAGTGTGGTGGCACAATCGCTTCACATTGCTCGTGCTTTTGAGTTGATGAACCAGCGAGGCGCGGAAATTTACGCGGGATCGTTGAACGTCTCAGGTCATTATGTTGATTCGTCGTTGCCTGACCCGACCTCGCCCACTCGTTCGATTCACCCCGCGACGCTGGTGTTGAGGCGCGCGTCCTTCGTCGACATGGGCGGGATTGCCGAGCGAGACCATGATGTTGATGTTGAATGGGTGTGCCGAGCGGTCGCCGAGCAACGCAAGTTCGCGATTGGCAAGCAGGTAGCCGGAACGCTAGACATGCAACGCGGTACGCATCAAGACGTTAACAAGGCCAGCGTTCCGCCGGTTGCGGATCATAACGTGATTTGCAACGACGTGCCTCGATATGAACTCTCGGGAAGCATCTTAGAATCCAACGCGATTGGATTCCCCGACGCGACGGTTGGGTGCGATGTCGTGCTGCCCTTTCGAGGGCACTTGGATTACGTCGATGAAGCGATTCAGAGTGTCTTAAGTCAACACGCAGCGAAGTTCACGTTGCACCTCATTGATGATGCCACCGAAATGCCCGAGTCGGAATTGGTCAATTGGCTGTCGCACTATGCCAGCGACGATCGCGTTCGCATCTATCGTAACCGCGAAAATATTGGTCAGTTCGCTTCGTTCAACCGAGTCGTTCCGCATCTTGAGCATGATTGGATCGTGACGCAAGACGGTGACGATCGAAGTTTGCCCGATCGGCTGCGACATTCCCTGAAGCGAGCGACGTTGACGCAGTGCGATATGTTCGCGGGGGCGACGGAGTTGTTCGGATCGACTGAGTTGACCGAGTACGGGTCCAAGTCATCGAATCAGTCTTCGACAACGCTGATGCGATACTCACGCTATCCGGCCGCAGACGAGAGTTGGTATTTCGTAGAAAACCCCACCATCGTTCATCGCCGAGCCTTCTTTTGTCGGATGAATGGGTTCGCCGATTTTGGGACCGTGCTGCGAAGCCGCACGTCAGTCGACAGCGAGTACATGCTGCGCGCGTACTTTTCGGGAGCGAGTATTTCGGTAACGAAGCGGCCGATGATCGAGTATCGAGTGCATGACCAATCGGCAACTCAACACGGACACACTCGCATGGGCAGTCCGACTCGCGTTTGGTGCCAACAGGAACTCCGGCGGCGTTTGAATTTGATGAAGTCGGGGGGTTTTGATCCTCGCATCTTCGGATCTCTTTCGCGATGCGAGCCAGCCGAACGTTGGGAAGCGAAACCATGA
- a CDS encoding class I SAM-dependent methyltransferase, which produces MNSSNAPDPTPTGFREAPHGTALWAWGGSSWNLHSDQSLPNAKPGNPPAESGMFEGQFRQTPSVLKDVQLSAGSSGTPLYGTQQMLLERAQAIPGHASDGELQWLITTAENLNPGAIWAEVGALCGRSFVAVGLSLPPKSTLITVDISLGLQRRAGQSLLTSYEDVMSERDDLRIIMIKSDSVEAAGFIPAKSCDVVYLDGAHDEVALRADISAWSTRLKPKTGLLCGHDYNNSTYPDVKKVVDQLGHAHVAKEMIWTYQP; this is translated from the coding sequence ATGAATTCGTCAAATGCACCTGACCCAACGCCAACCGGTTTTCGCGAAGCGCCTCACGGAACAGCACTTTGGGCCTGGGGAGGCAGTTCGTGGAATCTGCATTCCGATCAATCGTTGCCTAACGCAAAGCCAGGAAACCCACCCGCCGAATCCGGCATGTTCGAAGGCCAATTTCGACAAACGCCTTCGGTTCTGAAAGATGTGCAGTTGAGCGCCGGGTCGTCGGGTACACCTCTGTACGGCACGCAGCAGATGCTTTTGGAAAGAGCACAAGCGATTCCTGGGCATGCTAGTGATGGCGAATTGCAGTGGTTAATAACGACCGCAGAAAATCTGAACCCAGGAGCGATTTGGGCCGAAGTGGGGGCACTGTGCGGTCGATCGTTCGTCGCGGTGGGTTTATCGCTTCCGCCAAAATCGACACTAATCACGGTTGACATTTCACTCGGACTTCAGCGACGTGCCGGGCAATCGTTATTAACAAGCTACGAGGACGTGATGAGCGAGCGTGATGATTTGCGAATCATCATGATCAAGTCTGATTCCGTCGAAGCCGCTGGCTTTATTCCTGCGAAATCTTGCGATGTTGTTTACCTAGATGGTGCGCACGATGAAGTTGCTTTGCGAGCTGATATTAGCGCATGGTCAACACGACTGAAGCCAAAGACCGGATTGTTGTGTGGTCATGACTACAACAATTCAACCTACCCGGATGTGAAGAAAGTCGTCGATCAACTCGGCCATGCTCACGTTGCTAAAGAAATGATTTGGACTTACCAGCCGTGA